AAAACCGCTGACGCCGCCCGCATCGGGCAGCTCCGAAAAGATCTCGCCTACCACAACCACCGCTACTACGTGCTCGACTCGCCGGAGGTGAGCGACGCGGAATACGACCGGCTCATGCGCGAGCTGCAGGAGCTGGAGTCTCGCCATCCGGACCTCGTCACGCCCGACTCACCCACCCGCCGGGTGGGCGGCGCTCCGGCGGAGAAGTTCGAGAAGGTGCGCCACCGCGTGGCCATGTTGTCGCTGGCCAACGTCTTCGACGACGAGGGGCTGAGCGACTTCGACGAGCGCATCCGCCGCCAGACGGGACTCGCCCAGGTCGCCTATGTCTGCGAGCCCAAGCTGGATGGGCTCGCCATCACCCTGACCTACGAGCAGGGCCGCTTCGTGCGCGGCGCCACGCGGGGAGACGGGACCGAGGGAGAGGACGTGAGCGCGAACCTGCGCACCCTGCGCGGCCTGCCCACGGAGCTCCTGCCCCAGGACGGGGTGAAGGCGCCCGGGATGATCGAGGTGCGCGGCGAGGTCTTCATCTCCAAGAAGGACTTCAAGCGGCTCAACGACAAGCGCGAGGAGGAGGGCGAGCCGCTCTTCGCCAACCCGCGCAACGCCGCCGCCGGCAGCCTGCGCCAGTTGGATCCCCGCATCACCGCGTCGCGGCCGCTGTCGCTCTTCCTGTACGAGTGCGTGCCGGGCGAGGGCGTGCCCGCCTTCCGCTCGCACACCGAGAAGCTCGGCTACCTGCGCTCGCTGGGGCTGCCGGTGAACCGGGCGGTGAGCGTGCCGAGCGTGGAGGGAGTGCGCGAGCAGTACCGCGCGAGCCTGGAGGGCCGCCATGCGCTGCCCTTCGAGGTGGACGGCATGGTGGTGAAGGTGGACGACGAGGACCTGCGCCAGCGCCTGGGCCAGGTGTCCAAGAGTCCGCGCTGGGCCGTGGCCTACAAGTTCCCGCCCGAGGAGGAGTCGACGCTCGTCGAGGACATCCAGGTGTACGTGGGGCGCACGGGCGCGCTCACGCCGGTGGCGCACTTGAAGCCGGTGAAGGTGGGCGGCGTCACGGTGAGCCGCGCCACCCTGCACAACGAGGACGAGCTGCGGCGCAAGGACGTGCGCAAGGGCGACACCGTCTTCATCCGCCGCGCGGGCGACGTCATCCCGGAGATCGTCAAGGTGGTGGAGGGCAAGCGGCCCGAGGGCACCGAGCCCTTCGTCTTCCCCACCGAGTGCCCGGTGTGCCACGCGGCGGCCGTCAAGGACGAGGAAGGCGCCATCATCCGCTGCACGGGCGCCACCTGCCCCGCGCAGCTCGTGGAGAAGGTCCGCCACTTCGCCTCGCGCACCGCCATGGACGTGGACGGCCTGGGCGAGAAGCTCGCCGCGCAGCTCGTGGAGACGGGGCTGGTGAAGAGCTTCGCGGACCTCTACCACCTCACGCGAGAGAAGCTCCTCACGCTCGAGCGCATGGGGGACAAGAGCGCGGACAACCTGCTCGCCAGCATCGAGCGCTCCAAGCAGACCACCCAGCCTCGCTTCCTCTACGCGCTGGGCATCCGGCACGTGGGCGAGTCCACCGCGCGCGTGCTCGCCGAGGCCTACCCCGACGTGCGCGGCCTCTACACGGCGAGCCTCGAGGACATCACCCGCGTCAAGGACGTGGGTCCCACCATGGCCGAGGTCATCCATACCTTCTTCCATGAGCCGCTCAACCGCGAGGCCATCAACGCCCTGCTCGCCGCGGGCGTCACCCCTGCCCCGCCCGTCGTCGTCAAGACGGGCGTGTTCGCTGGAAAGACGGTGGTTCTCACTGGGGGTATGAGTGGAATGAGCCGGGAGCAAGCCAAGGAGGAAATCGAGCGCCGGGGTGGCAAGGTGTCGGGAAGTGTCTCTCGCAAGACGGACCTGGTGGTGGCGGGCGAGGATGCGGGCAGCAAGCTGAAGAAGGCCCAGGAGCTCGGGGTAAGAATCGTGGACGAGCAGGCCTTCCTCCAATTGCTCCAGACGGACGCACGAGGCTAGGAGGCGTGGGCAGCATGGACAGTCGTCGAGTGAGCCTGCGGATCCGGGGCCGGGTGCAGGGTGTTTCCTACCGGGAGAGCGCCCGCGCCGAGGCCCTGCGGCTGGGCCTCAAGGGCTGGGTGCGCAACCTGCCCGACGGGACGGTGGAGGCGGTGGCCGAGGGCCCGCCCCACGCCCTGGATGCCTTCGTCAGCTGGAGCCACCGCGGCCCTCCCCAGGCGCGCGTGACGGAAGTGGAGCGCGCCGATGCCGAGGCGCTCGGGGAGTTCATCACCTTCATCGTGGAGCGCAGCTCATGAATCCCTACGCGCCAGCCTCCCTGACCTCCATGCTGGGCATCAAGTCCGGCAGCAAGGTCTCGGTCATCAACCCCCCGCGCGGCTTCGTCCAGAAGCTCAACCCCCTGCCCGACGGCGTGGAGTTCCTCATCACCGCCCAGACGGGCCTGGACATCATCCTCTTCTTCACCCAGGACACGCACGAGCTCGTCCAGCGCCTGCCCGCGCTCTCGCGCGCCATGACGCTCCAGGGCGGCATCTGGGTGTGCTGGCCCAGCGGCGAGGGCATCAAGACGGCCCTGAGCGAGGACTTCATCCGCCAGGCGGCGCTGGACATCGGCATGGTGGACAACAAGCTGTGCCTCATCGACACGACCTGGACGGGCCTGCGCCTGGTACGCCGCCCCCGGGGCCGCCTGGACAAGCCCGACTACCGCAAGCGGGCCCCCACCGCCCAGGCCTGAGCCCCCCTCCAGGCTGCCAGACGGCGGACATTTTCCATGTCGCGCCTTTACAGGTCGTATCAGGCGTGAAAACCTTTCGTTGTTTTCAGGCCTCGGACCTCCCCACCAGGGGTGGGGAGTTCAGTCGCCAGTGGATTTTGAGACGGGTGCGTTCCCGGCGGAACCGGGCGCGCTGGTCTTCCGCGCTTCTGCCACCCCCAAGGCGCCCACGCATGGGCTCCGACCGGGTGAGTAAGGACGAAGCCGGGCGGCCCGGGCGCCAGGGCTGTCTCGAACGCTCGATTAGCAGCCAGTCCCCGCCCGGCACGGTGCCGGACAATCGCGGGGCGACCTTGAACTCGGAGGAGCAGGCCGTGGTCCCCTCACCCCCCCCTCGCGCGCGGCACCCGGGCCCCCGGACACACGGGTCGGCCCTCGTCCGCACGCGCGGAGGTGCGGGGACCGCCTCTCCCCTCGCAGCGCGCTCGGAAGCTGGAGACGCCGTCGCCTCCCGTCCGCCGGAGCTCACGCCTCCCCGCGCGCGCCCAGGATTCGTCCATGAGCAGCATCCTCGTCATCAACGCCGCGGGCCGGGAGACCCGGGTCGCCCTCGTCGAGAACGGGCACATCGCGGAGTTCTACCTCGAGCGTAAGAAGGACAAGGGAGTCGTCGGCAACATCTACAAGGGCCGCGTGGTCCGGGTACTCCCCGGCATGCAGGCGGCTTTCGTCGACATCGGCCTGGAGAAGGCCGCCTTCCTCTACGTCAGCGACGTCGTCTACGACCCGGACTTCGCCCGGGCCCAGTTCGAGCTGACCGAGGGCGAGCACGAAGACGCCCTCGACGTGCCCGAGGAGTCCGAGGCCATGGCCGCCGAGGCGGCCCACCACGAGCCCCCCGAGCCGGAAGCCGAGGTGCAAGAGCCCGCGGCCGCGGACGTCGCGCCCGCGCTCGACGCGGCGGCGGCGCCCACCGAGGCGACCCCCGCTCCCCAGGCACAGCTCGCCAGCCCCGAGCCCGCCGCCGTCGAGGCCGCTCCCGCCCCCACCGCGGAGGCCACTCCCGCCCCGGTGACGGAGACTGACTCGGTGGTGTCCGCGCCCATCGAGGCACAGGCCGTGCCCGAGCCCCTCGTGGCGCCCGAGGCGCTCACGCCCGTGACCGAGGCCTCCCCGGCCGTGGCCGAGGCGGCTCCGCCCGTGGCCGAGACGGCTCCGGACGCGGCCGTGGCCCCGTCCGCTCCCGAGAGCACCCCCACCGAGTCCGCCGTCACCGCGACGAGCGCCTCCCCGAGCGCCGGGGAAGGCACCCCCGCCGCCGCCCCGCGTCCGGAGACGGCCGCTGGCGAGCGCCGCGCGCCCCGGGAGAACCGCGAGGCCGCCCGCGAGGCGCGTGAGGGCCGCCGCGACCAGAAGGACCGCGAGCGCGACAAGGAGCGGGAGAAGGACAAGCCCCGCAAGGCGCGCGACGAGCAGCCGCAGCGCAAGCGCGAGGAGGAGAAGAACAAGCCGCGCAAGACGGCGAAGATCGAGGAGCTGCTGAAGGTGGGCCAGGAGGTCGTGGTGCAGATCTCCAAGGATCCCATCGGGACCAAGGGCGCGCGCCTCACCTCGCACATCTCCATTCCGGGCCGCCACCTGGTGTTCATGCCCACGGTGGACCACGTGGGCATCAGCCGCCGCATCTCCAACGAGAAGGAGCGCAAGCGCCTGCGGGAGATGGTGGACCGCTTCCGTCCGCCCGGCACGGGCTTCATCGTGCGCACGGTGGCCGAGAACGTGCCCCAGGAGAAGCTCGAGAGCGACATCCGCTTCCTCATCGAGGTGTGGAACCAGGTGGTGCGCCGCAACGAGAAGCGCGGCGGCTCGGGCCTGTTGCACCCCGACCTGGACCTCATCCTGCGCGCCACGCGCGACCTGTTCGCCCACGACGTGGAGAAGCTCGTCGTGGACGACCGCGAGGAGTACGAGCGCATCCTCGGCTTCGTGAACGCGCAGGACCCGGCGCTCAAGGACCGGGTGGTGCTGCACGAGTCGGACGAGCCCATCTTCGACGCCTACGGGATTGAACACGAGCTGCAGCGCGCCACCCAGCGCAAGGTGTGGCTCAAGAGCGGCGGCTACCTCATCATCGATCAGGCCGAGGCGCTCACCGCCATCGACGTCAACTCGGGCCGCTACGTCGGCAAGAAGAGCCTCGAGGAGACGATCACCAAGATCAACGTCGAGGCGGCCAAGGAGATCGTCTACCAGCTGCGGCTGCGCAACATCGGCGGCATCATCATCTGCGACTTCATCGACAT
The nucleotide sequence above comes from Cystobacter fuscus DSM 2262. Encoded proteins:
- the ligA gene encoding NAD-dependent DNA ligase LigA — translated: MTASKTADAARIGQLRKDLAYHNHRYYVLDSPEVSDAEYDRLMRELQELESRHPDLVTPDSPTRRVGGAPAEKFEKVRHRVAMLSLANVFDDEGLSDFDERIRRQTGLAQVAYVCEPKLDGLAITLTYEQGRFVRGATRGDGTEGEDVSANLRTLRGLPTELLPQDGVKAPGMIEVRGEVFISKKDFKRLNDKREEEGEPLFANPRNAAAGSLRQLDPRITASRPLSLFLYECVPGEGVPAFRSHTEKLGYLRSLGLPVNRAVSVPSVEGVREQYRASLEGRHALPFEVDGMVVKVDDEDLRQRLGQVSKSPRWAVAYKFPPEEESTLVEDIQVYVGRTGALTPVAHLKPVKVGGVTVSRATLHNEDELRRKDVRKGDTVFIRRAGDVIPEIVKVVEGKRPEGTEPFVFPTECPVCHAAAVKDEEGAIIRCTGATCPAQLVEKVRHFASRTAMDVDGLGEKLAAQLVETGLVKSFADLYHLTREKLLTLERMGDKSADNLLASIERSKQTTQPRFLYALGIRHVGESTARVLAEAYPDVRGLYTASLEDITRVKDVGPTMAEVIHTFFHEPLNREAINALLAAGVTPAPPVVVKTGVFAGKTVVLTGGMSGMSREQAKEEIERRGGKVSGSVSRKTDLVVAGEDAGSKLKKAQELGVRIVDEQAFLQLLQTDARG
- a CDS encoding acylphosphatase, producing MDSRRVSLRIRGRVQGVSYRESARAEALRLGLKGWVRNLPDGTVEAVAEGPPHALDAFVSWSHRGPPQARVTEVERADAEALGEFITFIVERSS
- a CDS encoding DUF3052 family protein; its protein translation is MNPYAPASLTSMLGIKSGSKVSVINPPRGFVQKLNPLPDGVEFLITAQTGLDIILFFTQDTHELVQRLPALSRAMTLQGGIWVCWPSGEGIKTALSEDFIRQAALDIGMVDNKLCLIDTTWTGLRLVRRPRGRLDKPDYRKRAPTAQA
- a CDS encoding Rne/Rng family ribonuclease codes for the protein MSSILVINAAGRETRVALVENGHIAEFYLERKKDKGVVGNIYKGRVVRVLPGMQAAFVDIGLEKAAFLYVSDVVYDPDFARAQFELTEGEHEDALDVPEESEAMAAEAAHHEPPEPEAEVQEPAAADVAPALDAAAAPTEATPAPQAQLASPEPAAVEAAPAPTAEATPAPVTETDSVVSAPIEAQAVPEPLVAPEALTPVTEASPAVAEAAPPVAETAPDAAVAPSAPESTPTESAVTATSASPSAGEGTPAAAPRPETAAGERRAPRENREAAREAREGRRDQKDRERDKEREKDKPRKARDEQPQRKREEEKNKPRKTAKIEELLKVGQEVVVQISKDPIGTKGARLTSHISIPGRHLVFMPTVDHVGISRRISNEKERKRLREMVDRFRPPGTGFIVRTVAENVPQEKLESDIRFLIEVWNQVVRRNEKRGGSGLLHPDLDLILRATRDLFAHDVEKLVVDDREEYERILGFVNAQDPALKDRVVLHESDEPIFDAYGIEHELQRATQRKVWLKSGGYLIIDQAEALTAIDVNSGRYVGKKSLEETITKINVEAAKEIVYQLRLRNIGGIIICDFIDMEKPQNRDKVFKSLQEALGRDKAKTNVLRISELGLVEMTRKRVRESIGRVLHEDCPYCDGKGFVKTATTVAYEIFGEIRREAPGYKDPTLVINCNAEVARLLQGEERQELRHLMDRYNKSIQVKAQQNYHREQYDVYGRSAQGGDHKVASSPGSGDGELSMQRRPESGGGERGFRSEGSPGRGERGERGERDRDRDRSGGGRGERDRGDRSGGGGGRGDRDRERNSGGRGERDRGDRGGSGGRDRDRNRGEQRRSEPREGREGREGREGREARAQTAPAGEQQPGSGGTPPASSGSGESSGGNQ